Below is a genomic region from Actinoallomurus bryophytorum.
TCGGCGTCGACGGCACACCGGTGGAGTTGGACATCAAGGAGTCGGCGCAAGGCGGCACCGGACCGCACGGCATGCTGATCGGTGCCACCGGCTCGGGCAAGAGCGAGCTGCTGCGCACGCTCGTGCTGGCGATGGCGCTGACCAACTCCTCCGAGACGCTCAACTTCGTCCTGGTCGACTTCAAGGGCGGCGCGACCTTCCTCGGCCTGGACGAGCTGCCGCACGTCTCCGCGGTGATCACCAACCTGGCCGACGAGGCGTCCCTGGTCTCCCGCATGCGCGACGCGCTGCACGGCGAGCTGATGCGGCGTCAGGAGCTGCTGCGCGCCGCGGGCAACTACGTCTCCGTGCTGGAGTACGAGAAGGCACGCGCCTCCGGCACACCGCTGGAGCCTCTGCCGAGCCTGTTCGTCGTGGTGGACGAGTTCAGCGAGCTGCTCGCCGCCCACCGCGACTTCATGGAGCTGTTCGTCATGATCGGCCGCCTCGGCCGCAGCCTCGGTGTCCACCTGCTGCTCGCCTCGCAACGGCTGGACGAGGGCCGGATGCACCAGTTGGAGAGCCACCTGTCGTACCGGATCGGCCTGCGGACCTTCTCGGCCATGGAAAGTCGTGGCGTGCTCGGCGTACCGGACGCCCACACGCTGCCGCCACAGCCCGGCAGCGGCTTCCTCAAGACCGGCGTCGAGGCGCTGACGAGGTTCCGCGCGGCCTACTCCTCCGGCTCGTACCGGGCGCGTGGCAGGGCCGACCAGGAACGGGTCGCGAGCCAGGTCGTGCCGTGGTCCGCGTCACGGGTGGCGCCGGTCGAGCCGCTCGAGCCCGTGGAGATCGAGGAGGAGCCCGAGGAGACCGGCGAGACGCTGTTGTCGGTCGCGGTCGACCGGATGCGCCACGCCGGGCCGCCGGCCCACCAGGTGTGGCTGCCGCCCCTGGACCTGCCGCCGACGCTCGACCAGATCCTCCCACCGCTCGAACCCGATGACGCGCTCGGCCTGACGACCGTGGAGTCGGACCTGCGCGGTGCGCTGACGATACCGGTGGGCATCGTCGACCGGCCGTTCGAGCAGATCCGCGATCTGCTGGTCATCGACGTGTCCGGGGCCGGCGGGCACGTCGCCATCGCCGGTGGCCCGCAGAGTGGCAAGAGCACGCTCCTCCGGACCATAATCGCCGCGCTGGCGCTCACCCACACCCCGCGTGAGGTGCAGTTCTACTGCCTCGACTTCGGCGGCGGCTCACTGGTCGGGCTCGCCGGCCTGCCACACGTCGCCGGCATCGCCGCGCGCATGGACCCCGAACGCGTCGGCCGGACGATCGCCGAGGTCACCGCTCTGCTCGCCGACCGCGAACAGTTCTTCCTCACCTACGGCATCGACTCCATGCCCACCTACCGGCGGCGCCGGGCGGCCGGGGAGTTCGCCGACCAGCCCCACGGCGACGTCTTCCTGGTGGTGGACGGATGGTCGACTCTGCGTCAGGACTTCGACCGGTACATTCCGACGTTCAACGCGATCGCCGCTCGTGGCCTCAACTACGGGATCCACCTCATCGTCACCACCGCTCGCTGGGTGGAGGTGACGGCGGCCGTACGCGACCAGGCCGCGACGCACCTGGAGCTGCGGATGGGCGATCCGATGGACTCGGAGATCAACGCCCGCAGCGCGGCCTCCGTCCCGCGCAACCCCGGACGCGGCATCACCCGCGACAGCAAGCTGCACTACCTCACCGCGCTGCCGCGCATCGACTCGGTGGAGAGCGCCGGCGACCTCGCCGACGGGATCGCCGGGCTGGTCGCGGCGGTGGCCGAGAGCTGGACGGGTCCGCCCGCGCCGCCGGTGCGCATGCTGCCGGCCACGCTCCACGTACGCGACCTGCCCGCACCCGACGGCGACCTCCGCGTGCCTCTCGGACTGGAGGAGGAGCGGCTCTCCACGGTGTGGCACGACTTCGGCGAGAACCCCCACATGGTCATGGTGGGCGACACCGAGTGCGGCAAGACGAACCTGCTGCGGCTCGTCGCCAAGGCCATCACCTCGCGCTACACGCCCGAGGAGGCGCGCATCATGGTGGTGGACTACCGCCGTGAGCTGGTCGAGGCGATTCCCGACGAGTATCGGCTCGGGCACGCCGTCGCGATAGACGCGCTACGGGACCTCGTGGACGGCGCCGGGCGGGCGATCCAGGCCCGCGTGCCCGGACCCGACATCGCGCCGGCCCGGATGCGGTTGTGCGACTGGTGGAGCGGCCCACGCCTGTTCATCCTGGTCGACGACTACGACATGATCGGCGCGGGTCCGATGCAGCACCCGTTCGACCCGCTCCTGCCGCATCTGGCGCTCGGGTACGAGGTCGGGCTGCACATGGTCGTGGCCCGGTCCGCCTCCGGCGCCGGACGCGGCCTGAACGAGATCCTGATGCGACGGCTCCAGGAGGTCAACACGCCGGCCCTGCTGATGTCCTGCCCGCCGGACGAGGGTTTCCTGTTCGGCAACGTCAAGGGCCGCATCCTGCCGCCCGGTCGGGCACTGCGGATCGCCCGGCGCAGGACGGTGCAGATGCAGACGGCGCTGCTGGACTGAGCCGTGTACGGCGGCCGCCCGCTATTCGAGTGACGTGTCGCCGAGCGACTCCAGCAGGTCGCGCAGCGTGCCCGCCAGGTGGTCACGCTCGCGCGGCTTCAGCGCGGCCAGGAGAAGCGCCTCGTTCTCGGTATGGGGACCGATCAGCCCCTCGATGGTCTCCCAGCCGTGCTCGGTCAGCCGTACGCGCACGGAGCGGCGGTCCTCCTCGTCGGGCAGGCGTTCGACGAGTCCCCGCTTCGCCATCCGGTCGATGCGGTTGGTGATCGCACCGGAGGTGATCATCGCCGCGCGGTTGAGGGCACCGGCCGTCAGCTCGTACGGAGGGCCTGACCGGCGCAGAGTCGCCAGGACGTCGAACTCCCATCGCTCCAGCCCGTGCTCGGCGAAGAAGTCCTTCAGCCGGAGGTCCAGCAACCGGGAGAGGCGGGAGACCCGCCCGACGATCCCCATCGGCCACGCGTCGACGTCGGGACGTTCCCGCCCCCACTGGGCCAGCACCAGGTCCACCGCGTCGCTCATGTGATCCTCTCCATGCCAACAATCTTGACGTTCATCTACTTGACGTTGAAGCTCTTTCGGGTTCACAGTTATCTCAACGTTGAGATTATCAATGTGGAGAGATCGACATGACGCCTTCAGGTTCACCGACCGCACGTGATCTCGCCCTGACCGGGCTCACCCCGATCGTCTGGGGCTCGACCTACGCGATCACCACGGAGTTCCTGCCACCCGGACGGCCGCTGTTCACCGCGCTGACGAGGGCGCTGCCGGCCGGGCTGGTCCTGCTGGCACTCACGCGTACGCTGCCCCGCGGCGCGTGGTTCTGGCGGGCGGCGGTGCTGGGTGTGCTGAATATCGGCGCTTTCTTCCCCCTGCTGTTCCTGGCGGCGTATCGGCTGCCAGGCGGTGTGGCGGCCGTGCTGGGCTCGGTGGGACCGCTCTTCGCGCTGGCCTTCGCGGCCATGCTGCTCGCCGAGCGTCCGACCGCACATCGCCTGCTCGCCGGGCTGGCCGGGGTCCTGGGCGTGAGCCTGGTCGTCCTGCGCTCCGGCGCGCGGCTCGACACCGTCGGCATACTCGCCGGGCTGGCCGGAGCCGCGGCGATGTCGGCCGGCACGGTGCTCACCAAGCGCTGGGGACGTCCTGCGGGCGTCGGCGCGCTCACCTTCACCGGCTGGCAGCTCACCGCCGGCGGGTTCCTGCTCCTCCCCGTCAGCCTGCTCGCGGAGGGCGCACCGCCCGTACTCGACGGCCGCGCGGTGGCCGGCTACCTCTACCTCGGCGTCATCGGCACGGCCGCCGGGTACTGGCTGTGGTTCCGCGGCGTGGCGCTGCTGCCCGCCGCCTCGGTCGCGTTCCTCACCCTGCTGAGCCCGCTGTCGGCCGCCGTGATCGGCTGGGTCGCGCTCGGCCAGGCGCTCACGCCGCTCCAGGTGCTCGGCATGGCGATCGCCTTCGGCGGCACGCTGCTCGGCCAGGTCCGGACGGGCACCCGTCGGCTGCCCGAGCCCGTACCGGCTCCAGCTCCAGCTCCGGCTCCGGCTCCGGCCCGCGCGTGCTGATGTGGCGCGCGGTTCCTCAGTCCATCATCGCGCGGTCTCGCAGCTCCTCACGTAGCGCGCGGATGGCGTAGTGGGCGCGGGACTTGACGGTGCCGGGCGCGAGGCCGAGCGTCCGCGCCGTCTGCTCCACGCTGTGGCCGAGGTAGTGGGTGTAGATCAGCACCTCGCGCTGCCCCTCGGTGAGCTCGGCCATGGCCTCCAGCACCACCCGCAGCGTGACGACGCGGTCGGCGGGGTCGGGCGCGGCCGAGTCGGCGGGCTCTTCCTCGCTGACCTCCTTCGGCCGGGCCTGCCGGGCGCGGTGGTGGTCGATGGCGATGCGGTGCGCGACGGTGAACAGCCACGTCCGTACCCCGTCGGTGGTCGGGTCCAGGATGCCCTGGTGCTGCCAGGCGCGTACGGCGGTCTCCTGGACGACGTCCTCGGCCCGGTGCCGGTCGCCGTCGCAGAGCTGGACGGCGAAGCTGAGCAGGACCGTGCCATGCCGCTCGTAGAGCGTGCGGGAGAACGCGTCGTCCCGTACGGCGTCGGGCCGCGGCACCGTACGCTCCGGCACGTCGAGGTGCCGCGGCACGGGCACCGGCCGGGCGACGACGGCAGTCCGATTCAGTGGCCGGTCCAGCACCTGGCTGTGCGTCATGGGAGGCGACCTCATCTGCTCGTCCGGAACCGGCCGCGACGGTTACGGACGCGGCCGCTGTCATCGCGGGGGCTCCATGATCGAGCGGTGCTCTTGGTGCGTGCTTGCCGCCGACTTGCCGACATGACGCGGGCCGCGTCCGCGCAGTTCAGTGTGTGCTTGGGGTGTTCGCGGTCGGGAGGTCCCCGGGCAGCAGCCGGCGCATGTCCGACACATCAGGCGAAGTCATGCCGCCGAGCCGCCGGGCCTGGCGGGTCATCATGCTCTCCAGCAGCTGCCGGGCCAGCCGCCCGTTGCCGAAGGCGCGGTCACGCGGAATTGCGCCCACGTACGTCCGCAGCGCCTCGACCGTCTCGGGGGGGTATTCGTACCCGTTGGCGGCGGCCTGGGTGCCCATGATCTCGACCAGCTCGTCGGTGGTGTAGTCCTCGAACTCCACATGCCGGGAGAACCGCGAGGCCAGGCCCGGGTTGGAACCCAGGAAACGCCGCATCTCCTCGGTGTAGCCGGCGACGATGACGACGACCTCGTCGCGATGGTCCTCCATCAGCTTCAGGAGCGTCTCCACCGCCTCGTGGCCGAAGTCGTTCGAGGAGCCCTCCGGAGTGAGGGTGTACGCCTCGTCGATGAACAGCACGCCGCCCAGCGCACTCTGGAACACCTCTCTGGTGAGCTGCGCGGTGTGGCCGACGAACCGGCCGACCAGGTCCGCACGCGCCACTTCCACGAGCTGCCCGCGGCGCAGCACGCCGAGGGCGCGCAGCAGCTCGGCGTAGAGCCGTGCCACGGTGGTCTTGCCGGTGCCGGGCGAGCCGGTGAAGACCAGGTGACGGCTGATGTTGGGCGCGGGCAGCCCGGCCGCCTCCCGCTGCTTCGCCGCGGCCAGCAGGTCGACCATGTCCCTCACCTCGCGCTTCACGGCGCCGAGGCCGATCATGCCGGAGAGGCGGCCCAGCAGCGTCTCACGGTCCGCGGAAATCTCCGTCACCTGCGCGGCCTCGTCGCTGACGTCCTCGGGCAGGAGCAGGGACAGGTCGCTCTCGGCCGGGTCGGTCATCGCTGCCAGCCGGAACGCCTGGCGGTCGACCATCTCCTCGAAAACGAGGCGCGCCGCGCGGCCGTTGCCGAACGTGGCGTCGCGCGGCATGCGCTCGTAGTGCGCGGCGAGCGCCTGCCGGGTGAGGGGGCCCAGCTCGTACCGGTGGTTGCGGCACATGCCCTCGGTGATCGTCACCAGGTCCTCGACCGTGTAGTTGGTGAACTCGATGGTCCGGCTGAACCGCGAGGCCATGCCGGGGTTGGCCGACAGGAACGACTGCATCTCGACGGTGTAGCCGGCGGCCACCACTACGACGTCGTCGCGGTGGTCCTCCATGAGCTTCACCAGCGTGTCGATGGCCTCACGGCCGAAGTCGCTGCCGCCCTTGCTTTCGGAGACCAGGGTGTAGGCCTCGTCGATGAACAGCACGCCGCCCAGCGCCTCGTTGAACGCCTCCGTGGTCTTGATGGCCGTCGCGCCGACGTACTGGGCGACCAGGTCGGCGCGTGACACCTCGACCAGGTGCCCGCTGCGCAGCACGCCGAGCTCGGTGAGAATTCCGCCGTACAACCGGGCGACCGTGGTCTTGCCGGTGCCGGGAGGGCCGGCGAAGATCAGGTGCCGGCTCATCGGCGGCACGGGCATACCGAGCCGGGCACGGCGCTGCGACATCTGGTTGAGGTTGACCAGCGTGCGCACCTGCCGTTTGACCCCCTCGAGGCCGACGAGGGCGTCCAGCTCCTCCATCGGTCCCTTGGGCGCGGGCGCGCGGGTCTTGGCGGACTCGTCCGGCTCTCCGGAGGTGGATTCGTCTCCCGCCTCGACGCCCCACGAGTCGGGCGCGGCGTTGCCGGAGCTCTCCAGGTCACGCACGTTCAGCCGCCCGCCGGGGCGTGGCTGCCGCAGGCCGGCTCCCCGGTTGTCGCGTACGGTGCAGCCGAGGACGGAGACCGCCTCCGTGGTGTCGACCCGGATGCCGTCGCCGAGGCTCCCGGTCAGTTCGCAGGCGTCGAGGGTGGCACGCGCACCGGCCGACAGGAGCACGCCGTGGGCGCCCGAGCCGCTGACCCGTGCCCGGGTCAGCGTCAGGTCGCCACCATCGCGCACCACCACACCCGAGGCACCGCTGCCGGACACCGCACAGTCCGAGGCCACGCCCATGCCGGCGGCGTCGACGGCGATGCCCGCCTCACCCGCCGAGCGCAGGTCGCAGTCGCGGAGGGTGACGTTGGCCCCGGCTCCGATGCGCACCGCGGCGCCGGCGGCCCGCTCGACGACGCAGTGCTCCAGCCGCCCGCGCCCGTCTTCGGCGATCTCGATTCCGGTGCCGCCGGCCGCGGTGACGGTCGCGTGCCGCAGAAGCGGGTTGGCGCCGGACCGGATGACGATCGCGGCACCCGCGACGTCCACCACCTCCAGCCGGTCGAACTCCGCCACGGAGTCCTCGGCCAGCAGCACGGACGCGGACGCGTCGGCGCACTCGCGCACCTTCGTCGCACTGAGCGACGGCGAGCTTGACCCCACGATCCTGATCGCCGGCCCGTCCGAGCCGCTGAACTCACAGCTCTCGAACGTGCCGCGGGAGCGCTCGGTGACGGCCAGGCCGTTCTCCTTGGTCCGCGCGGTACGGCAGCGCCGCAGCAGCGGATCCGCACCGCCGGCCAGCACGATCCCGGGACCCGCGGTGATGTCGGTGACCGAGACCTCCTCCAGCATCGGGCGCGACCCGCTGGTCACGTAGACGCCCACCGCGCAGTCGCGCACGCTGGTGCGCGCGATCCGGGTGGCGCTGTCCCCTTCGAGGGCGATGGCCGGCTTGGAGGTCGTGGTGATCTCGCAGTCCTCGACCGTGCCCTGCGCCTCGCCGTTGGCGAGTACTCCGTTGCCACGCGCGTCCCGCATCCGGCAGCCGCGGATCGTGGGCCGCGCCTTCTCGCCGAGGACGACGGCGGACGTGCCGAGGTTCTCGATCAGGCAGTCCTCGATGACGCTGACCGTCTCGGCGGTGTCGACGATCCCCGCGCCCTCGGCGTTCGTGATCCGGCATCCCCGCATCGCGAGCGAGCCGGATCCGCGGGAGAGTACGGCCGTCCAGCCGGAACCGGCCACGGTGCAGCCCTCCATCGCGACCTGGCCGTGCGCGGCGTCCACCACCGGAACGTCGTCGCCTCCGCCACGCAGCGTGAGGTCCGTGAGCATCACGGCGTCGGTCAGGAGCATCACCGCGGTGCCGCTCCGCGGGCAGATCTCCACGCTGCCCCGGTCGCCCTCGGCGACGATCGTCACCCGGGTCCGGATGACGAGGCTCTCGGCGTACCGGCCGGGCCGAATACGGATCACCGACCCCGTACGCGCCGCGGCCAGCGCCTCCTCGATCGTCCGGAAACCACCGGGCTCGTCCGGGGAGACCGTGAGCAACTGCCGTGACACGCTGGACTCTCCTTGAGGGGGGCCGATTTCGGGGGACGGCCGGGGCAGGGGTCGCAGCATCCATCATGCCGCGCGCGCGTCTCACTTGGCACCCTTCCGTGCAATGGCTCTGACCAGCACCGACGTTTGCCGTACGCGACAAGAGAACGACAAGACGTGCGTCGTAGCCTCTTCGCATGCGACGTGTATCTCGTCCCCTGCGCGCCGCAGTGTCGGTGGCCGTCGCCACAATCCCGGTGCTGTGCTCCGCTCTTCCCGGAGCCGCCGCCACGATGGCCGGTGCCCCGTCCGCCGACGATCCGGGACCCGTCAGCCTGCCCGTCATCTCCTCGACCCTGGCCCCCGGCCGGTCGTGCACGGACACGTCGCCCACGCAGGCCCACGCGCAGCCCTGGACCGTGCGGGCCCTGGGCCTCTCCCGTGCCCGGCAGCTCACCCAGGGCGCCGGGATCACCGTCGCCGTGGTGGATACCGGGGTGGGCACGAGCGCCCCGGCACTGGCCGGCCGGGTGACCGCCACGGCAGGCTCCGGCCAGGACTGCGTGGGACACGGCAGTTTCGCGGCCGGCCTGATCGCCGCCGCCGTCGACGACACCGGCGGTGGCGGCGTAGCACCCGAGGCGCGGATCCTCGCCGTACGCGCGACCGACGCGCGCGGGACCGCCACTCCCGGCAAGGTCGCGGCCGGCATCCGCGCCGCCGTGGACCGGGGAGCCGGAGTCGTCTACGTCGGCGCGGCCCTGACGACCGGGAGAGACGAGCTCACCGCCGCGGTCGCCTACGCCACGCAGAAGAACGTCCTGGTCGTCGCGCCCGCGGCCCCCGACGTCGCGCCCGCCGCCTCCACCGCCACGCCGCCGGCCTCCGGCACCGTGCCCCCCGCCGCGGGAGGCAACGCCCCCAGCGCCCCCAGCGTCGCCGGCGGCAACACGCTCGACCCGACCGCGCGGCCGTACTTTCCCGCGTTCATCCCCCAGGTGGTCTCGGTCGAGGACTTCGGGGCGGACGGCAGCCGTCCCAAGGACGCGCCGGACATCTTCGCGGCCGACCTGGCCGCACCGGGCGACGCCGTGGTGAGCATCGGCCCGAAGGGCACCGGCAACTTCATCGGCTCCGGCTCGTCCCTGGCGGCGGCCAACGTCGCCGGGACCGCGGCTCTGGTCCTCGCCTACCACCCGCACCTGACGCCCGCGCAGATCCAGCGTGACCTTGTCGTCTCCGCCTATCCCGCGGCCATTCCGGTCCTGGACCCGTACGCGGCCGTGGCCGCGGTGCCCTCCATCGAGGCGGGCGGCGCACCGGGACCGGCCGACCCCGTACGGATGACCGGGCACGCGACCTCCGGCCCGCGTACCCGTGCCCTGGCCATCGCCGCCGTGGGCGGCGGGATCGTGGCTTTGGTGGCGGGCGCGGCGGTGGTCATCCCGCTCGGCCGTGCCAGGCGCTGGCGCCCCGCCGGGGGCAAGACGGACTGAGCGTCCCGGGTCGCCGACCCGCTCGCCGTCGACCACGACGTCGCAGTGACTTCATATCAGGCCGATCAGACGCAGGCCTGACGTCACTCTGAAGTACCCCAGGTCAGATGGCCATTACCGCGATTTCACACGCCCGTACACGTGCCGCTGCGTCCACGTGACGTCAGATCAACCGGATTCGTGCTTGCGTTTGACGTCGCGATGATGTCATCATGACGTCATGGACCTCACGCCGTACATCGACAACCTTCGCCGGGAGCTGGCGGTCGCCGCCGAGGCCGGCGGCGATGACGCTCGCGCACTGGCCGAGCGGCTCAGCGCCGCCCTCGACTCGGCCGCGCGGCTCG
It encodes:
- the eccCa gene encoding type VII secretion protein EccCa, which codes for MSFVLFRRPVRRRAPEMPDGEINLQEPPTLPETVPDSSAVWTYLPMALMSGAMMMMYMTRGGGAANGFMPIAMVMMVGAAGAMLLGNTMRRGGERKQKLKGARRDYLRYLTQTRRKVRKAVSDQQKSLAWRHPAPQTLWSMVGTTRMWERRPTDPDFAEARLAIGEQKLGLRLSPMSTKPVEDLEPLTAHALRSFIRAYATVPEQPTAVYLRSWARLLIRGDEQPVRAMVRAMIAQLAVFHCPEDLWLALCVAPDRREEWEWVKWLPHNLNPHDSDGAGPVRMVATDFPELEGMLGAEFWERPQYDPEAQTGREEPYTLIVVDGATIPSGHALDGPGMRNATVIDLSGALTWRPGRTTLRLTIGDGELGLVRTDRDRKEQITLLGRPDELGVRGAAALAKRLAPYRLGVGGESTEPLSSTIDLATLLGISDLHRHDPATLWRRRTPTDRLRVPIAVGVDGTPVELDIKESAQGGTGPHGMLIGATGSGKSELLRTLVLAMALTNSSETLNFVLVDFKGGATFLGLDELPHVSAVITNLADEASLVSRMRDALHGELMRRQELLRAAGNYVSVLEYEKARASGTPLEPLPSLFVVVDEFSELLAAHRDFMELFVMIGRLGRSLGVHLLLASQRLDEGRMHQLESHLSYRIGLRTFSAMESRGVLGVPDAHTLPPQPGSGFLKTGVEALTRFRAAYSSGSYRARGRADQERVASQVVPWSASRVAPVEPLEPVEIEEEPEETGETLLSVAVDRMRHAGPPAHQVWLPPLDLPPTLDQILPPLEPDDALGLTTVESDLRGALTIPVGIVDRPFEQIRDLLVIDVSGAGGHVAIAGGPQSGKSTLLRTIIAALALTHTPREVQFYCLDFGGGSLVGLAGLPHVAGIAARMDPERVGRTIAEVTALLADREQFFLTYGIDSMPTYRRRRAAGEFADQPHGDVFLVVDGWSTLRQDFDRYIPTFNAIAARGLNYGIHLIVTTARWVEVTAAVRDQAATHLELRMGDPMDSEINARSAASVPRNPGRGITRDSKLHYLTALPRIDSVESAGDLADGIAGLVAAVAESWTGPPAPPVRMLPATLHVRDLPAPDGDLRVPLGLEEERLSTVWHDFGENPHMVMVGDTECGKTNLLRLVAKAITSRYTPEEARIMVVDYRRELVEAIPDEYRLGHAVAIDALRDLVDGAGRAIQARVPGPDIAPARMRLCDWWSGPRLFILVDDYDMIGAGPMQHPFDPLLPHLALGYEVGLHMVVARSASGAGRGLNEILMRRLQEVNTPALLMSCPPDEGFLFGNVKGRILPPGRALRIARRRTVQMQTALLD
- a CDS encoding right-handed parallel beta-helix repeat-containing protein, producing the protein MSRQLLTVSPDEPGGFRTIEEALAAARTGSVIRIRPGRYAESLVIRTRVTIVAEGDRGSVEICPRSGTAVMLLTDAVMLTDLTLRGGGDDVPVVDAAHGQVAMEGCTVAGSGWTAVLSRGSGSLAMRGCRITNAEGAGIVDTAETVSVIEDCLIENLGTSAVVLGEKARPTIRGCRMRDARGNGVLANGEAQGTVEDCEITTTSKPAIALEGDSATRIARTSVRDCAVGVYVTSGSRPMLEEVSVTDITAGPGIVLAGGADPLLRRCRTARTKENGLAVTERSRGTFESCEFSGSDGPAIRIVGSSSPSLSATKVRECADASASVLLAEDSVAEFDRLEVVDVAGAAIVIRSGANPLLRHATVTAAGGTGIEIAEDGRGRLEHCVVERAAGAAVRIGAGANVTLRDCDLRSAGEAGIAVDAAGMGVASDCAVSGSGASGVVVRDGGDLTLTRARVSGSGAHGVLLSAGARATLDACELTGSLGDGIRVDTTEAVSVLGCTVRDNRGAGLRQPRPGGRLNVRDLESSGNAAPDSWGVEAGDESTSGEPDESAKTRAPAPKGPMEELDALVGLEGVKRQVRTLVNLNQMSQRRARLGMPVPPMSRHLIFAGPPGTGKTTVARLYGGILTELGVLRSGHLVEVSRADLVAQYVGATAIKTTEAFNEALGGVLFIDEAYTLVSESKGGSDFGREAIDTLVKLMEDHRDDVVVVAAGYTVEMQSFLSANPGMASRFSRTIEFTNYTVEDLVTITEGMCRNHRYELGPLTRQALAAHYERMPRDATFGNGRAARLVFEEMVDRQAFRLAAMTDPAESDLSLLLPEDVSDEAAQVTEISADRETLLGRLSGMIGLGAVKREVRDMVDLLAAAKQREAAGLPAPNISRHLVFTGSPGTGKTTVARLYAELLRALGVLRRGQLVEVARADLVGRFVGHTAQLTREVFQSALGGVLFIDEAYTLTPEGSSNDFGHEAVETLLKLMEDHRDEVVVIVAGYTEEMRRFLGSNPGLASRFSRHVEFEDYTTDELVEIMGTQAAANGYEYPPETVEALRTYVGAIPRDRAFGNGRLARQLLESMMTRQARRLGGMTSPDVSDMRRLLPGDLPTANTPSTH
- a CDS encoding S8 family serine peptidase; protein product: MRRVSRPLRAAVSVAVATIPVLCSALPGAAATMAGAPSADDPGPVSLPVISSTLAPGRSCTDTSPTQAHAQPWTVRALGLSRARQLTQGAGITVAVVDTGVGTSAPALAGRVTATAGSGQDCVGHGSFAAGLIAAAVDDTGGGGVAPEARILAVRATDARGTATPGKVAAGIRAAVDRGAGVVYVGAALTTGRDELTAAVAYATQKNVLVVAPAAPDVAPAASTATPPASGTVPPAAGGNAPSAPSVAGGNTLDPTARPYFPAFIPQVVSVEDFGADGSRPKDAPDIFAADLAAPGDAVVSIGPKGTGNFIGSGSSLAAANVAGTAALVLAYHPHLTPAQIQRDLVVSAYPAAIPVLDPYAAVAAVPSIEAGGAPGPADPVRMTGHATSGPRTRALAIAAVGGGIVALVAGAAVVIPLGRARRWRPAGGKTD
- a CDS encoding MarR family winged helix-turn-helix transcriptional regulator encodes the protein MSDAVDLVLAQWGRERPDVDAWPMGIVGRVSRLSRLLDLRLKDFFAEHGLERWEFDVLATLRRSGPPYELTAGALNRAAMITSGAITNRIDRMAKRGLVERLPDEEDRRSVRVRLTEHGWETIEGLIGPHTENEALLLAALKPRERDHLAGTLRDLLESLGDTSLE
- a CDS encoding sigma-70 family RNA polymerase sigma factor → MTHSQVLDRPLNRTAVVARPVPVPRHLDVPERTVPRPDAVRDDAFSRTLYERHGTVLLSFAVQLCDGDRHRAEDVVQETAVRAWQHQGILDPTTDGVRTWLFTVAHRIAIDHHRARQARPKEVSEEEPADSAAPDPADRVVTLRVVLEAMAELTEGQREVLIYTHYLGHSVEQTARTLGLAPGTVKSRAHYAIRALREELRDRAMMD
- a CDS encoding EamA family transporter; amino-acid sequence: MTPSGSPTARDLALTGLTPIVWGSTYAITTEFLPPGRPLFTALTRALPAGLVLLALTRTLPRGAWFWRAAVLGVLNIGAFFPLLFLAAYRLPGGVAAVLGSVGPLFALAFAAMLLAERPTAHRLLAGLAGVLGVSLVVLRSGARLDTVGILAGLAGAAAMSAGTVLTKRWGRPAGVGALTFTGWQLTAGGFLLLPVSLLAEGAPPVLDGRAVAGYLYLGVIGTAAGYWLWFRGVALLPAASVAFLTLLSPLSAAVIGWVALGQALTPLQVLGMAIAFGGTLLGQVRTGTRRLPEPVPAPAPAPAPAPARAC